The following coding sequences lie in one Arachis ipaensis cultivar K30076 chromosome B03, Araip1.1, whole genome shotgun sequence genomic window:
- the LOC107631249 gene encoding kinesin light chain 3 isoform X2 — protein sequence MSLRTAAAIFLKRLRFPASHGFCASRVYPNAFPLSFSGKLKLSHWYQTGANGSRMNLRDPCLWIVISGHIAIVLGTGANTVFAEDPTNEASPDDDLIGLRKVEDGSIVSNTHTAKWRVFTDEAREFFIKGQLDAAEKLFLAALQEAKEGFGPRDPHVASSCNNLAELYRIKKDFAKAEPLYLEAIDILEEAFGPDDIRVGAAAHNLGQFYLGQRKLEKARVSYERALKIKRRVLGYGHSECADTMYHLGVVLYFQGKERDAEAAIQDSIRLLEIYLKSHRLAEAEMVQRKILHILELSKGWNSLDTVVAAESLALTLQASCNLKDSKELLERCLNARKVLLPDDHIQIGANLLRLAQVAMLDSSQHKKFDVKRAKAELDIAKDHVHNSIRIARQYLDRVSKQKDRLKKHSAPGDSRKEAQAALLILLQSFNTLSSVEVAKQELLEIQEGKSNLKAKESLLQCIHAYSEFVADKSIPENAEIKKEYLSCLKVAQNLLGNKGLPEAELIES from the exons ATGTCTCTGCGTACTGCAGCCGCCATTTTTCTCAAAAGACTTCGTTTTCCCGCTTCCCATGGCTTCTGTGCATCTCGTGTATACCCAAACGCATTTCCACTCTCATTTTCtg GCAAACTTAAACTTTCCCACTGGTATCAAACCGGAGCAAATGGCTCGAGGATGAATCTTAGGGATCCTTGTCTGTGGATTGTTATATCTGGACATATTG CTATTGTACTAGGGACTGGTGCCAACACTGTGTTTGCAGAAGATCCAACTAATGAAGCATCTCCAGATGATGACTTAATTGGATTAAGAAAAGTTGAGGATGGTTCTATAGTATCAAATACACATACAGCAAAATGGAGAGTATTTACTGATGAAGCGAGGGAATTTTTCATAAAG GGACAACTAGATGCAGCTGAAAAACTTTTTCTTGCTGCTCTACAAGAAGCTAAAGAGGGTTTCGGCCCAAGAGATCCGCATGTTGCATCTTCATGCAATAACCTG GCAGAGTTATACAGGATCAAAAAGGATTTTGCCAAAGCAGAACCATTGTACTTGGAAGCTATCGACATATTAGAGGAAGCTTTTGGCCCAGATGATATACG GGTTGGGGCTGCTGCTCACAACCTTGGACAATTCTACCTTGGACAGCGGAAGTTGGAAAAAGCTCGTGTTAGCTATGAG CGCGCACTGAAG ATAAAAAGACGTGTTCTGGGATATGGCCATTCAGAATGTGCAGATACAATGTATCATCTAGGAGTG GTGTTGTATTTCCAAGGAAAAGAAAGGGATGCTGAGGCCGCCATTCAGGACTCAATAAGGTTATTAGAG ATATATTTGAAATCACATCGGCTGGCTGAAGCTGAGATGGTCCAGAGGAAGATCCTGCATATTTTGGAATTGTCaaag GGTTGGAATTCGTTGGACACAGTTGTTGCAGCTGAATCTTTAGCTCTGACCCTGCAAGCGTCTTGCAATTTAAAAGATTCAAAAGAACTTCTTGAAAG ATGTCTAAATGCGCGGAAAGTCTTGCTTCCTGATGACCATATTCAG ATTGGTGCAAACCTACTTCGTCTAGCACAGGTTGCTATGCTTGATAGCAGCCAACATAAAAAATTTGATGTCAAGAGAGCTAAAGCCGAGCTTGATATCGCAAAGGATCATGTACATAATTCAATAAG GATTGCACGTCAATATTTAGATAGAGTATCGAAACAAAAAGACAGGTTGAAGAAACACAGTGCACCGGGAGATTCCAGAAAGGAAGCCCAAGCAGCGCTGCTCATATTG CTGCAATCATTCAATACTTTATCGTCGGTGGAGGTAGCAAAGCAAGAACTGCTGGAAATTCAG GAAGGAAAAAGTAACCTCAAGGCTAAGGAGTCACTTCTTCAATGCATTCATGCTTACAGTGAG TTTGTAGCCGATAAGTCAATCCCTGAGAACGCTGAGATAAAGAAGGAATACCTTTCGTGTTTGAAGGTTGCTCAAAACTTGCTCGGTAATAAAGGACTACCAGAAGCTGAATTGATAGAATCTTGA
- the LOC107631249 gene encoding kinesin light chain 3 isoform X1 codes for MSLRTAAAIFLKRLRFPASHGFCASRVYPNAFPLSFSGKLKLSHWYQTGANGSRMNLRDPCLWIVISGHIAIVLGTGANTVFAEDPTNEASPDDDLIGLRKVEDGSIVSNTHTAKWRVFTDEAREFFIKGQLDAAEKLFLAALQEAKEGFGPRDPHVASSCNNLAELYRIKKDFAKAEPLYLEAIDILEEAFGPDDIRVGAAAHNLGQFYLGQRKLEKARVSYERALKIKRRVLGYGHSECADTMYHLGVVLYFQGKERDAEAAIQDSIRLLEEGGEGESFVCIRRLRYLSQIYLKSHRLAEAEMVQRKILHILELSKGWNSLDTVVAAESLALTLQASCNLKDSKELLERCLNARKVLLPDDHIQIGANLLRLAQVAMLDSSQHKKFDVKRAKAELDIAKDHVHNSIRIARQYLDRVSKQKDRLKKHSAPGDSRKEAQAALLILLQSFNTLSSVEVAKQELLEIQEGKSNLKAKESLLQCIHAYSEFVADKSIPENAEIKKEYLSCLKVAQNLLGNKGLPEAELIES; via the exons ATGTCTCTGCGTACTGCAGCCGCCATTTTTCTCAAAAGACTTCGTTTTCCCGCTTCCCATGGCTTCTGTGCATCTCGTGTATACCCAAACGCATTTCCACTCTCATTTTCtg GCAAACTTAAACTTTCCCACTGGTATCAAACCGGAGCAAATGGCTCGAGGATGAATCTTAGGGATCCTTGTCTGTGGATTGTTATATCTGGACATATTG CTATTGTACTAGGGACTGGTGCCAACACTGTGTTTGCAGAAGATCCAACTAATGAAGCATCTCCAGATGATGACTTAATTGGATTAAGAAAAGTTGAGGATGGTTCTATAGTATCAAATACACATACAGCAAAATGGAGAGTATTTACTGATGAAGCGAGGGAATTTTTCATAAAG GGACAACTAGATGCAGCTGAAAAACTTTTTCTTGCTGCTCTACAAGAAGCTAAAGAGGGTTTCGGCCCAAGAGATCCGCATGTTGCATCTTCATGCAATAACCTG GCAGAGTTATACAGGATCAAAAAGGATTTTGCCAAAGCAGAACCATTGTACTTGGAAGCTATCGACATATTAGAGGAAGCTTTTGGCCCAGATGATATACG GGTTGGGGCTGCTGCTCACAACCTTGGACAATTCTACCTTGGACAGCGGAAGTTGGAAAAAGCTCGTGTTAGCTATGAG CGCGCACTGAAG ATAAAAAGACGTGTTCTGGGATATGGCCATTCAGAATGTGCAGATACAATGTATCATCTAGGAGTG GTGTTGTATTTCCAAGGAAAAGAAAGGGATGCTGAGGCCGCCATTCAGGACTCAATAAGGTTATTAGAG GAAGGTGGCGAAGGGGAGTCATTTGTATGCATTAGAAGACTTAGATATCTGTCGCAG ATATATTTGAAATCACATCGGCTGGCTGAAGCTGAGATGGTCCAGAGGAAGATCCTGCATATTTTGGAATTGTCaaag GGTTGGAATTCGTTGGACACAGTTGTTGCAGCTGAATCTTTAGCTCTGACCCTGCAAGCGTCTTGCAATTTAAAAGATTCAAAAGAACTTCTTGAAAG ATGTCTAAATGCGCGGAAAGTCTTGCTTCCTGATGACCATATTCAG ATTGGTGCAAACCTACTTCGTCTAGCACAGGTTGCTATGCTTGATAGCAGCCAACATAAAAAATTTGATGTCAAGAGAGCTAAAGCCGAGCTTGATATCGCAAAGGATCATGTACATAATTCAATAAG GATTGCACGTCAATATTTAGATAGAGTATCGAAACAAAAAGACAGGTTGAAGAAACACAGTGCACCGGGAGATTCCAGAAAGGAAGCCCAAGCAGCGCTGCTCATATTG CTGCAATCATTCAATACTTTATCGTCGGTGGAGGTAGCAAAGCAAGAACTGCTGGAAATTCAG GAAGGAAAAAGTAACCTCAAGGCTAAGGAGTCACTTCTTCAATGCATTCATGCTTACAGTGAG TTTGTAGCCGATAAGTCAATCCCTGAGAACGCTGAGATAAAGAAGGAATACCTTTCGTGTTTGAAGGTTGCTCAAAACTTGCTCGGTAATAAAGGACTACCAGAAGCTGAATTGATAGAATCTTGA
- the LOC107631249 gene encoding kinesin light chain 3 isoform X3 encodes MQLKNFFLLLYKKLKRVSAQEIRMLHLHAITCFIGEKGKIKLGKEMCTTSNLAELYRIKKDFAKAEPLYLEAIDILEEAFGPDDIRVGAAAHNLGQFYLGQRKLEKARVSYERALKIKRRVLGYGHSECADTMYHLGVVLYFQGKERDAEAAIQDSIRLLEEGGEGESFVCIRRLRYLSQIYLKSHRLAEAEMVQRKILHILELSKGWNSLDTVVAAESLALTLQASCNLKDSKELLERCLNARKVLLPDDHIQIGANLLRLAQVAMLDSSQHKKFDVKRAKAELDIAKDHVHNSIRIARQYLDRVSKQKDRLKKHSAPGDSRKEAQAALLILLQSFNTLSSVEVAKQELLEIQEGKSNLKAKESLLQCIHAYSEFVADKSIPENAEIKKEYLSCLKVAQNLLGNKGLPEAELIES; translated from the exons ATGCAGCTGAAAAACTTTTTCTTGCTGCTCTACAAGAAGCTAAAGAGGGTTTCGGCCCAAGAGATCCGCATGTTGCATCTTCATGCAATAACCTG TTTTATAGGGGAGAAGGGCAAAATAAAACTAGGGAAGGAGATGTGTACTACCTCTAACTTG GCAGAGTTATACAGGATCAAAAAGGATTTTGCCAAAGCAGAACCATTGTACTTGGAAGCTATCGACATATTAGAGGAAGCTTTTGGCCCAGATGATATACG GGTTGGGGCTGCTGCTCACAACCTTGGACAATTCTACCTTGGACAGCGGAAGTTGGAAAAAGCTCGTGTTAGCTATGAG CGCGCACTGAAG ATAAAAAGACGTGTTCTGGGATATGGCCATTCAGAATGTGCAGATACAATGTATCATCTAGGAGTG GTGTTGTATTTCCAAGGAAAAGAAAGGGATGCTGAGGCCGCCATTCAGGACTCAATAAGGTTATTAGAG GAAGGTGGCGAAGGGGAGTCATTTGTATGCATTAGAAGACTTAGATATCTGTCGCAG ATATATTTGAAATCACATCGGCTGGCTGAAGCTGAGATGGTCCAGAGGAAGATCCTGCATATTTTGGAATTGTCaaag GGTTGGAATTCGTTGGACACAGTTGTTGCAGCTGAATCTTTAGCTCTGACCCTGCAAGCGTCTTGCAATTTAAAAGATTCAAAAGAACTTCTTGAAAG ATGTCTAAATGCGCGGAAAGTCTTGCTTCCTGATGACCATATTCAG ATTGGTGCAAACCTACTTCGTCTAGCACAGGTTGCTATGCTTGATAGCAGCCAACATAAAAAATTTGATGTCAAGAGAGCTAAAGCCGAGCTTGATATCGCAAAGGATCATGTACATAATTCAATAAG GATTGCACGTCAATATTTAGATAGAGTATCGAAACAAAAAGACAGGTTGAAGAAACACAGTGCACCGGGAGATTCCAGAAAGGAAGCCCAAGCAGCGCTGCTCATATTG CTGCAATCATTCAATACTTTATCGTCGGTGGAGGTAGCAAAGCAAGAACTGCTGGAAATTCAG GAAGGAAAAAGTAACCTCAAGGCTAAGGAGTCACTTCTTCAATGCATTCATGCTTACAGTGAG TTTGTAGCCGATAAGTCAATCCCTGAGAACGCTGAGATAAAGAAGGAATACCTTTCGTGTTTGAAGGTTGCTCAAAACTTGCTCGGTAATAAAGGACTACCAGAAGCTGAATTGATAGAATCTTGA
- the LOC107631248 gene encoding aspartic proteinase PCS1 (The sequence of the model RefSeq protein was modified relative to this genomic sequence to represent the inferred CDS: added 37 bases not found in genome assembly) has product MASFTVSHICCTSMPLLPLFKMLLFFPFFITIISAAKLTTTNSSFSMSFPLTTHSLSTNATAKMLSSSLMLSSRNTKAPSSSSSSSYNLRSTFKYSNVLIVTLPIGTPPQAQQMILDTGSQLSWIQCHNKKAVKPPPPPPTPSFDPSLSSTFSVLPCTHPLCKPQIPDFTLPTSCDQNRLCHYSYFYADGSYAEGNLVREKLTFAPAHSTPPLILGCATYSSDARGILGINRGRLSFSSQAKINKFSYCVPPRQVQPGPAPTGSFYLGNNPHSTGFKYIPMLTFSQSQRMPNLDPLAYTVAMNGIRIGGKRLNISPAVFRPDAGGSGQTMVDSGSEFTYLVSEAYDKVREEVVRIVGPRMKKEYVYGGMADMCFDGRDAGVEIGRLIGEMVFEFEKGVEIVVPKERVLADVGGGVHCIGIGSSDKLGAASNIIGNFHQQNLWVEFDLTNRRVGFGGADCSRLG; this is encoded by the coding sequence CCATGCCTCTGTTACCACTCTTCAAGATGcttctcttcttccccttcttcaTCACCATCATATCTGCTGCAAAACTCACCACCACAAACTCATCCTTCTCAATGTCATTCCCACTAACCACACATTCTCTCTCCACAAACGCAACGGCAAAGATGCTATCTTCCTCTCTCATGCTCTCCTCGAGGAACACCAaggctccttcttcttcttcttcttcttcctataACTTGAGGTCCACATTCAAATACTCCAATGTACTCATAGTGACTCTACCCATTGGTACACCCCCACAGGCACAACAAATGATTCTCGACACCGGAAGCCAACTCTCTTGGATTCAGTGTCACAATAAGAAAGCCGTTAAGCCACCACCGCCTCCTCCAACCCCCTCCTTTGACCCTTCTCTCTCTTCAACCTTCTCCGTACTACCCTGCACCCACCCTCTCTGCAAGCCTCAAATTCCCGATTTTACCCTCCCAACCTCCTGCGACCAGAACCGCCTCTGCCACTATTCTTATTTCTACGCTGATGGAAGCTATGCCGAGGGCAATCTCGTCCGCGAGAAACTAACCTTCGCACCTGCCCACTCTACCCCTCCCCTCATCCTTGGCTGCGCAACTTACTCCAGCGACGCCAGGGGCATTTTAGGAATTAATCGCGGAAGATTGTCCTTCTCATCCCAGGCCAAAATCAACAAATTCTCTTATTGCGTTCCGCCAAGGCAGGTTCAACCCGGACCCGCTCCAACCGGGTCTTTCTACCTTGGTAACAACCCGCACTCCACCGGGTTCAAGTATATCCCTATGTTGACTTTTTCACAGAGTCAACGCATGCCGAATCTTGACCCCTTGGCCTACACTGTCGCCATGAACGGTATCCGGATAGGCGGGAAAAGACTGAACATTTCGCCGGCAGTTTTCCGACCCGACGCTGGAGGGTCGGGTCAGACTATGGTGGACTCTGGATCCGAGTTCACGTACCTGGTTAGTGAAGCCTATGACAAGGTACGGGAGGAAGTGGTTAGAATCGTGGGGCCCAGGATGAAGAAGGAGTACGTGTACGGTGGAATGGCCGACATGTGTTTTGACGGTCGAGATGCTGGAGTTGAGATCGGACGGCTGATAGGGGAGATGGTTTTTGAATTTGAGAAGGGTGTGGAGATTGTAGTTCCCAAGGAGAGGGTGCTTGCTGACGTGGGCGGCGGGGTCCACTGCATAGGGATTGGGAGTTCCGATAAATTGGGTGCGGCAAGTAACATAATAGGGAACTTCCATCAACAGAATCTGTGGGTGGAGTTTGATCTCACCAATCGCAGAGTGGGCTTCGGTGGTGCTGATTGTAGCAGATTGGGTTAA